A genome region from Manihot esculenta cultivar AM560-2 chromosome 5, M.esculenta_v8, whole genome shotgun sequence includes the following:
- the LOC110615743 gene encoding transcription factor MYB124 isoform X2, with product MQETKKKNNGGNEDSKKKERHIVTWTQQEDDILRQQISLHGTENWAIIASKFKDKTTRQCRRRWYTYLNSDFKKGGWSPEEDMLLCEAQKIFGNRWTEIAKVVSGRTDNAVKNRFSTLCKKRAKYEALAKENKNTFINSNNKRILFHNGFNADGTTENATPAKKTRRSHISAHSEYCKLADRSHPQCASQDSKTQGTFLRKDDPKIAVLMQQAELLSSLALKVNAENTEQSLENAWKVLQDFLNQKENDILRYRFTDMDFRLEDFKDLIEDLRSSNDGSRPSWRQPDLYEESPASSEYSTGSTLMPYTATDKTEKTPVEIGALHEDIPNELQSVHVKEQSDIDECEKESISCANMSQGEIFSSFDEQANNDIVVSASSSTEFSSPLQVTPLFRSLAAGIPSPKFSESERNFLLKTLGVESPCPNPSINPSQPPLCRRALLQSL from the exons ATGCaagaaacaaagaagaagaaCAATGGTGGTAATGAAGATTCCAAGAAGAAGGAAAGACATATAGTTACCTGGACTCAACAG GAGGATGATATTCTCCGGCAGCAAATTAGCTTACATGGAACTGAAAA TTGGGCGATCATTGCATCTAAGTTCAAGGACAAAACAACAAGACAATGTAGACGAAG ATGGTACACATATTTGAATTCTGATTTCAAGAAGGGGGGATGGTCACCAGAGGAAGACATGCTCTTGTGCGAG GCCCAGAAAATATTTGGTAACAGATGGACGGAAATTGCAAAAGTTGTTTCTGGCAG AACGGATAATGCTGTGAAGAATCGTTTCTCCACTCTCTGCAAAAAGAGAGCTAAATATGAGGCTTTagcaaaagagaataaaaacACATTTATCAACTCCAACAACAAAAGAATCCTTTTCCATAATGGGTTCAATGCAGATGGAACAACAGAAAATGCAACACCTGCTAAGAAAACGAG GAGGTCACACATCTCTGCTCATTCAGAATATTGCAAATTGGCAGACAGATCACATCCGCAATGTG CATCTCAAGACAGTAAGACTCAAGGAACATTTCTCAGAAAGGATGATCCAAAGATAGCTGTCCTGATGCAACAGGCAGAACTTCTCAGTTCACTTGCATTGAAAGTTAATGCAGAGAATACAGAGCAGAGTCTAGAAAATGCATGGAAG GTCCTTCAAGACTTCCTGAATCAGAAAGAAAATGATATCCTCAGATATAGATTCACTGACATGGATTTTCGACTTGAAGACTTTAAAGACTTGATAGAGGATTTAAGGAGTAGTAATGATGGAAGTCGACCATCTTGGAG GCAGCCTGATCTATACGAGGAGTCTCCAGCCAGCTCTGAATACAGTACAGGATCAACTCTAATGCCTTATACAGCCACTGATAAAACAGAAAAAACTCCAGTTGAGATTGGTGCACTGCATGAGGACATTCCAAATGAATTACAATCAGTTCATGTGAAAGAGCAAAGTGATATAGATGAATGTGAGAAAGAATCTATTTCCTGTGCAAACATGAGTCAAG GGGAGATATTTTCATCTTTTGATGAGCAAGCCAACAATGATATAGTTGTTTCTGCCTCATCAAGTACAGAGTTCAGTTCACCCCTTCAAGTTACCCCACTGTTCAGATCCTTGGCGGCAGGGATTCCCAGCCCAAAATTTTCAGAAAGT GAAAGGAACTTCCTACTAAAGACACTTGGAGTGGAGTCTCCATGCCCCAATCCAAGCATCAACCCTTCTCAACCTCCCCTTTGCAGAAGAGCCCTCCTCCAAAGTCTATAA
- the LOC110615743 gene encoding transcription factor MYB124 isoform X1, giving the protein MQETKKKNNGGNEDSKKKERHIVTWTQQEDDILRQQISLHGTENWAIIASKFKDKTTRQCRRRWYTYLNSDFKKGGWSPEEDMLLCEAQKIFGNRWTEIAKVVSGRTDNAVKNRFSTLCKKRAKYEALAKENKNTFINSNNKRILFHNGFNADGTTENATPAKKTRRSHISAHSEYCKLADRSHPQCGNQQSRPPFAVLAQNLHNVNVAGQHQAKEVSGDASQDSKTQGTFLRKDDPKIAVLMQQAELLSSLALKVNAENTEQSLENAWKVLQDFLNQKENDILRYRFTDMDFRLEDFKDLIEDLRSSNDGSRPSWRQPDLYEESPASSEYSTGSTLMPYTATDKTEKTPVEIGALHEDIPNELQSVHVKEQSDIDECEKESISCANMSQGEIFSSFDEQANNDIVVSASSSTEFSSPLQVTPLFRSLAAGIPSPKFSESERNFLLKTLGVESPCPNPSINPSQPPLCRRALLQSL; this is encoded by the exons ATGCaagaaacaaagaagaagaaCAATGGTGGTAATGAAGATTCCAAGAAGAAGGAAAGACATATAGTTACCTGGACTCAACAG GAGGATGATATTCTCCGGCAGCAAATTAGCTTACATGGAACTGAAAA TTGGGCGATCATTGCATCTAAGTTCAAGGACAAAACAACAAGACAATGTAGACGAAG ATGGTACACATATTTGAATTCTGATTTCAAGAAGGGGGGATGGTCACCAGAGGAAGACATGCTCTTGTGCGAG GCCCAGAAAATATTTGGTAACAGATGGACGGAAATTGCAAAAGTTGTTTCTGGCAG AACGGATAATGCTGTGAAGAATCGTTTCTCCACTCTCTGCAAAAAGAGAGCTAAATATGAGGCTTTagcaaaagagaataaaaacACATTTATCAACTCCAACAACAAAAGAATCCTTTTCCATAATGGGTTCAATGCAGATGGAACAACAGAAAATGCAACACCTGCTAAGAAAACGAG GAGGTCACACATCTCTGCTCATTCAGAATATTGCAAATTGGCAGACAGATCACATCCGCAATGTGGTAATCAGCAGTCTAGGCCTCCATTTGCTGTGTTGGCACAAAATTTACATAATGTTAATGTGGCTGGTCAGCATCAAGCCAAGGAGGTCTCTGGTGATG CATCTCAAGACAGTAAGACTCAAGGAACATTTCTCAGAAAGGATGATCCAAAGATAGCTGTCCTGATGCAACAGGCAGAACTTCTCAGTTCACTTGCATTGAAAGTTAATGCAGAGAATACAGAGCAGAGTCTAGAAAATGCATGGAAG GTCCTTCAAGACTTCCTGAATCAGAAAGAAAATGATATCCTCAGATATAGATTCACTGACATGGATTTTCGACTTGAAGACTTTAAAGACTTGATAGAGGATTTAAGGAGTAGTAATGATGGAAGTCGACCATCTTGGAG GCAGCCTGATCTATACGAGGAGTCTCCAGCCAGCTCTGAATACAGTACAGGATCAACTCTAATGCCTTATACAGCCACTGATAAAACAGAAAAAACTCCAGTTGAGATTGGTGCACTGCATGAGGACATTCCAAATGAATTACAATCAGTTCATGTGAAAGAGCAAAGTGATATAGATGAATGTGAGAAAGAATCTATTTCCTGTGCAAACATGAGTCAAG GGGAGATATTTTCATCTTTTGATGAGCAAGCCAACAATGATATAGTTGTTTCTGCCTCATCAAGTACAGAGTTCAGTTCACCCCTTCAAGTTACCCCACTGTTCAGATCCTTGGCGGCAGGGATTCCCAGCCCAAAATTTTCAGAAAGT GAAAGGAACTTCCTACTAAAGACACTTGGAGTGGAGTCTCCATGCCCCAATCCAAGCATCAACCCTTCTCAACCTCCCCTTTGCAGAAGAGCCCTCCTCCAAAGTCTATAA